A region of Paenimyroides aestuarii DNA encodes the following proteins:
- a CDS encoding SIMPL domain-containing protein, producing the protein MKKILYLFSLVLVTFTTMAQNNNTITPQVNVNGEGSVKIKPDYAIITMGAEIKDLDSAKAKKQNDEIIAKMIQVIKKSNIAEKDYQTQRVNLYKTREYQEKKDYFVASQTVTITLRNLDHYEKLMADLMEAGANTINGVEFKSTQTEKYATEIRAKAVLDAKKKAQDYAAALGQNIGKALIINDQSSINNPRVYMMKTAMADESAGMNQTLAVGEIEISTNVNVVFELK; encoded by the coding sequence ATGAAAAAGATTCTTTATTTATTCTCATTAGTATTAGTAACTTTTACTACTATGGCACAAAACAACAACACAATTACTCCACAGGTAAATGTAAACGGCGAAGGTTCGGTAAAAATAAAACCCGATTATGCAATTATCACAATGGGTGCAGAAATTAAAGACTTGGATTCTGCAAAGGCAAAAAAGCAAAACGATGAAATTATTGCCAAAATGATTCAAGTAATCAAAAAAAGCAATATTGCCGAAAAAGATTATCAAACACAGCGTGTGAATCTTTACAAAACAAGAGAATATCAAGAGAAAAAAGACTATTTCGTGGCGAGCCAAACAGTTACCATTACGTTGCGAAATTTAGATCATTATGAAAAATTAATGGCCGATTTAATGGAAGCAGGGGCAAATACAATCAACGGAGTAGAATTCAAATCAACCCAAACTGAAAAGTATGCTACTGAAATTAGAGCAAAAGCCGTGCTTGATGCCAAGAAAAAAGCACAAGACTATGCGGCTGCCTTGGGACAGAATATTGGCAAAGCATTGATTATTAACGATCAATCGTCAATCAATAATCCGCGCGTATATATGATGAAAACGGCAATGGCCGATGAATCTGCGGGCATGAATCAAACATTGGCAGTGGGCGAAATTGAAATTTCTACCAATGTAAATGTAGTTTTTGAATTGAAATAA
- a CDS encoding LETM1-related biofilm-associated protein, which yields MNPSKELWITKFFKLSNPSFFTAFSEETFYEKIRETGFVYGFTTKTIQPIFNSFDLTQEEFTKIVLLEALYGTFVLTKKQTDFHEFTKQAEDFYAKIKNAKTESYFSFITFPSKKAFASLEKILNDRTHRSANYLNKTFSEHLSNFLIFTDVLCFRRFLMNETEILNYYNYLEHTISHLVVISFHQKQNVTKYDQKIQQIMQTSLKYVDKAQFTPDLLALNTQNIKTFYGKSYLADIALMVLWNDEKIDRKEFKFILELNKKLELQKVVTKKALRFMLEFINAHKKEIPYFQFSHPLKKLYKNTNKSVALFIKRNKKSLIKELENNKLLMQLVVKATYSNLSKKEKQQLKNQFIELGKTVPAFTIFLIPGGSLLLPILIKLLPELLPNSFNENK from the coding sequence ATGAACCCATCGAAAGAGTTATGGATTACTAAATTTTTTAAATTGAGTAATCCATCTTTTTTTACTGCATTTAGCGAAGAAACATTTTACGAAAAAATTCGTGAAACAGGCTTTGTATATGGTTTTACGACCAAAACAATACAACCTATCTTTAATTCATTTGATCTTACACAAGAAGAATTTACCAAAATTGTGCTTTTAGAAGCTTTGTACGGAACATTTGTGCTTACTAAAAAACAAACCGATTTTCACGAATTTACCAAACAAGCCGAAGATTTTTATGCAAAAATAAAGAATGCCAAAACCGAATCTTATTTTTCATTCATTACCTTTCCCTCAAAAAAAGCATTTGCTTCACTCGAAAAAATTTTAAATGACCGCACGCATCGTTCTGCTAATTATTTAAACAAAACATTTTCAGAACATTTATCAAACTTTTTAATTTTTACAGATGTTTTGTGTTTTAGACGATTTTTGATGAATGAAACCGAAATTCTGAATTATTACAACTATTTAGAACACACGATTTCGCATTTGGTGGTGATTAGTTTTCATCAAAAACAGAATGTAACTAAATACGACCAAAAGATACAGCAAATCATGCAAACCTCTTTGAAATATGTTGACAAAGCACAATTTACGCCTGATCTTTTAGCCTTAAACACACAAAATATTAAAACTTTTTATGGGAAAAGTTATTTGGCAGATATTGCGCTAATGGTTTTATGGAACGATGAAAAAATCGATCGCAAAGAATTTAAATTTATTCTGGAACTCAACAAAAAATTGGAACTCCAAAAAGTGGTCACTAAAAAAGCACTGCGATTTATGTTGGAATTTATCAACGCACATAAAAAAGAAATTCCCTATTTTCAGTTTTCGCATCCTTTAAAAAAGCTGTATAAAAACACGAATAAAAGCGTTGCTTTATTTATTAAAAGAAACAAGAAAAGCTTAATTAAAGAATTGGAAAACAACAAACTACTTATGCAACTTGTTGTAAAAGCCACATACAGTAATCTTTCTAAAAAAGAAAAACAACAGCTTAAAAATCAGTTTATTGAACTGGGGAAAACAGTACCTGCGTTTACTATTTTTTTAATTCCGGGCGGCAGTTTGCTTTTGCCTATTCTTATTAAATTATTACCTGAATTACTTCCAAATTCGTTCAATGAAAACAAATAA